In Citrus sinensis cultivar Valencia sweet orange chromosome 4, DVS_A1.0, whole genome shotgun sequence, one DNA window encodes the following:
- the LOC102610305 gene encoding S-norcoclaurine synthase 1-like — protein METAVDKKNVYGGSLPVENVQALASNSKEIPSRYIRPELDDEQVLADGSLHIPVIDMSKLQDDDDDELAEFHLACKDSGFLQLINHGVPEKVIEKMKTDIEEFFKLPLEEKMACAQLPNSIEGYGQAFVVSKDQKLDWGDMLFLLTQPANIRTTSLWPTIPTSLRATIEEYSLELQKVTIFLLKLMAKNLGIEPGKLASLFEDGIQGIRMNYYPPCAQANRVIGLTPHSDSVALTLLVQVNQVQGLQVKKYGKWVPVKPIPGAFIINIGDIIEIMSNGEYKSIEHRAVVNPEKERLSVAAFHSPNMNTTIGPLPNSVEDRAIYKNITHEEFIKLVVTSKLDGKNLLSHVRLEP, from the exons AAATGTTCAAGCTCTTGCATCTAATTCCAAGGAAATCCCATCCCGGTACATCCGACCAGAACTTGATGATGAGCAAGTTCTCGCTGATGGATCACTTCATATTCCAGTGATTGATATGAGCAAGCTTCAggacgatgatgatgatgaattggCAGAGTTCCATTTGGCTTGCAAAGACTCGGGCTTCCTCCAG TTGATCAATCACGGGGTACCAGAAAAAGTaattgagaagatgaaaacTGACATTGAGGAATTCTTTAAGCTGCCATTAGAGGAGAAGATGGCTTGCGCACAGCTGCCAAATAGCATTGAAGGTTATGGGCAAGCTTTCGTTGTCTCCAAGGATCAAAAGCTTGATTGGGGAGACATGCTTTTTCTTCTTACTCAACCTGCCAATATTAGAACCACGAGTCTCTGGCCTACCATCCCTACTTCTTTAag AGCAACCATAGAGGAATACTCTTTGGAACTGCAAAAGGTTACAATCTTTCTGTTGAAGTTGATGGCTAAGAATTTGGGGATTGAACCTGGGAAACTTGCAAGCTTGTTTGAAGATGGTATACAAGGAATAAGAATGAATTATTATCCACCATGTGCCCAGGCCAACAGGGTTATTGGTCTCACTCCACACTCTGACTCTGTTGCATTAACATTGTTGGTTCAAGTGAACCAAGTACAAGGTTTACAGGTAAAGAAATATGGCAAGTGGGTACCAGTCAAACCAATCCCAGGTGCATTCATTATCAATATTGGAGACATCATTGAG ATAATGAGCAATGGAGAATACAAGAGCATAGAGCACAGAGCTGTTGTGAATCCAGAAAAGGAACGCCTTTCGGTAGCAGCATTTCACAGTCCAAACATGAATACTACTATTGGTCCTTTACCAAATTCCGTGGAGGACAGAGCAATTTACAAGAATATAACACACGAAGAATTTATAAAGCTCGTTGTAACCAGCAAACTTGATGGTAAGAACCTATTGAGTCATGTGAGACTTGAGCCATAA